From the genome of Candidatus Nitrospira nitrosa:
CCCACATTGCGATAATGCGCAGCTTTGACGGCCTCCACCGCCACTCGTCCGATATCTCGACGAAGCTTGTCGTCGACGACCGGGGACGGGGTCTCCTCGACCAGCTTCTGATGCCGCCGTTGGATGGAGCAGTCACGTTCCCCAAGATGAATCACGCGGCCATGCTGATCAGCCAAGACCTGCACTTCGATATGGCGCGGCTCCAAAAAATAGCGTTCAAGATAGACACCGTCGTTCCCAAATGTCGATTTGGCTTCAGCTTGAGCGGCTTGGAAGGCGCGTCCCAAGTCTTCGGCTCGATTGACGACGCGCATCCCACGGCCTCCCCCACCCGCCGTTGCTTTGATGATGACCGGGAACCCGATCTTCTGTGCAGCCTGTAACGCGTCTTCCTCACTCCGCACCTCACCGGGGCTCCCTGGAGTGACGGGAAGACCTCGTTTGGCTACGATCTCTCGCGCTTTCGCCTTGTCCCCCATCATGGCGATATTTTCTGAGCTGGGGCCGATGAACTTGATTCCGATCGATTCGCACACTTCGGCAAAATGGGCGTTCTCGGAGAGGAAGCCATACCCGGGGTGAATCGCATCGACTCCGGTAATCTCCGCTGCGCTCAGGACATTGGGAATGTTCCGATAACTGAGCGCGGAATCAGCTGGTCCGACACAGACCTTTTCATCAGCCGCCCGTACATGCATCGCCAGCGCATCAGCTTCGGAATGGATCGCGACGGTCTGAATGCCTAACTCCTTGCAGGCGCGAATGACTCGCAGCGCAATTTCTCCACGATTGGCAATCAGAACTTTTTTAAACACGTCTTGGCTCCGACACGATGGAGAGAATCACTGTGAGAATAACCTATGGGGTGGCTTTAGGATCGATGAGGAACAGGGCTTGACCATATTCAACGGACTTTGTGTTCTCCACTAAGATTTTCACAATCCGACCATCTATTTCAGACTCGATCTCATTCATGAGCTTCATCGCCTCAACGATGCAAAGAACTTGGCCCTTCTTGACAAAGTCGCCTTCATCTACGTATGAATCCGCATCTGGAGAAGGGGAGCGATAAAACGTTCCGACAATCGGTGAGGTCACCGTCACAAACCCGGCCGTGCCTTCCATTACCGGCATTGCAGAGGATACCGTATGCGACGGTTGCTGAAGAATGGTCGGAGCTGACTCCTGATGAACCGCCACAGAAGCTTTTGCCGTAAGCTCGTGCCTCAGCCGTATCCGAACACCCTGGTGCTCAATCTCCAGCTCGGTCAGGTTATTACGCCGAAGAAGATCGATCAGTTCCTGGAGATGTTTGTTGGAACCGATCGTGAGCGTGGCTTCGCCAAGCGGTGGCCCCGGCCTTTCCGACAACACAATACGACGCGCCTTTGGCTTTGACCGACGACTTCTCACCGAACACGCTCCACATAGGATCGCGTACGAGTATCGATTCGAATCACCGTCCCAACCTCCAGATACAGCGGCACCTTAATGGTGGCTCCTGTTTCAACAATGACCGGTTTTGTTCCTCCGGATGCTGTGTCTCCCCGCACACCCGGCTCTCCATCGACGACCTTGAGCTCAATAAAGTTCGGCAGTTCCACCGCGATTGGGCGATGTTCATAGATGAGGATCTTGACGACCATATTTTCTTTTAGCAGATCGGCATTCTCCCCCAATTGACGTTTTTCAAACGTCAGCTGCTCATAGCTCTCCGTATCCATGAGCGTATAAGCCTCGCCGGCCGCATAGAGAAACTGCATATCACGCTCTTCAAGATCCGGCTCTTCAAATCGTTCTCCAGATCGAAATGTGCGATCCAGCACATTCCCCGAGAGGTAGCTCTTCAGCTTGGTACGGACAAATGCACCACCTTTGCCAGGCTTGACGTGTTGAAATTCAACGATATAGAAAGGTTCCCCTTCAACCATCAAACGGACACCACCACGAAAATCAACCGTGGAAATCACTCTAAACCCCCTTCGATGAGAAGAAACACTCCTAACCTACAACCAAGCTCATGTCAGGCCGGTCCTGCCTCTCTCTGCAGGAGAGACCGCCGGTTTGGAATCTGTCGACATGGACTTCGTGACATACTCGCATAGTCCACGCAGGGCCAACAAATAGCCGGATGGACCAAATCCAGAAACCTGCGCGACAGCAACTCCAGACACATAGGACTGTTGTCGAAAGGTTTCCCGCCGGTAAATATTTGACAGATGAACCTCGACCGTAGGGAGCTCGACCGCCGCCAACGCATCGCGTATCGCGATGCTGGTGTGAGTATAGGCTGCCGGATTGATGATGATCCCCTGACAATCTCGGCGGGCTTCCTGAATCCAAGTCACCAACTCTCCCTCATGATTGGATTGTCGAATGACAAGCTCAGCTCCAAGTTCATCTCCCAATTTGTGGAGAGACGAGTCAATCGTTTCGAGAGACGTGGTCCCATAAATAGACTGCTCGCGATTACCAAGCAGATTCAGATTGGGACCATGCAAAACCAAGACACGGAGCACGGCGCGTATCCCCCTTCCACACCAAAAGAAGACCACCCACGTACCAGAGGCGGCATTCTAGCAGTCTGCTTTCAGAGGGTCAAACCGTTGACGTCACACAGACGTCTTCTGGACAGGTTGCGGTGGGCCAGAAACATCACGGCGGCGCGCTTGGATCAAATGAAGCCACTGCTCAAGTCGTGCAACGACCGATCTATCCGTTTCCTGAAGACTCAAAGATGGACCAGCAGCTACTGGCTCGGCACATTTGGTTAAGCCAGGTCGGATCGGAGCCAAATGATCGTCACTATCATTCGCTATTACCTGAGCCGCCCCTCCCACAACTGATGCCATGGGTGCTCCACCAAGGCCATCAGACTGAGGCTTCTCAAAATCCACGGCTGGTTGGTGAGGAGCCGGAACATGTTCCTTGACCACTACGTGGTCAAGACTTGCCCGCAGAGCCAACGCTTCTTGATCCTGTGAGTTCACCGCCAAGATAGCGTTACAAGAACGGATGGCGGCATCCTTGGCCCCTTGAGTGGCATAGAGCTTGGCCAATGTTCGATGCGCACGCAGATTATCAGGGCTTACTTTTATGGCCTCTTCAAGAATGGCTTTGGCCTTCACTGGCTGGTTCACCTGCTCATACGCACGCCCTAACGCCACCATGGCCGTAATGAAACCGGGATAGGTCTTCAGGCCATCCTCCAGCACAACGACGGCCTCCTCCCACCGGCCAGCTTTCCCATACTCTTCAGCCAGAGGGATAAAGACTTTTGATCCTGGCTCTTTGGCGAGCGCCATGGCCAATCGATCAATTTCGGCAGCGTTGTCCGTCTTCTTGGAAGCAGAAGCCATAAACAGGATTACTCCACGAATGACTCACCGCGCGGTGCCACCAAATACAAATCACGCACCGCATTCAGAATCTCATCTGCCAACCGCCGCTTGGGCATCAGGCTGAATACTCTCTGCTCTCCTGTCGCTGATAGAATGACCGCCGCATTATCATCACTGCCGAACCCGCCACCTGTTTGCGTCACATCATTGGCGACAATGAGATCCAAACCTTTTCCCTTCAGCTTGTCCTTGGCATGAGCTAGTACTTGTTCCGTTTCTGCTGCAAACCCGACAACAACCTGTGATGTACGCCTTGCAGAGAGCATCGCAAGAATGTCCGGAGTTGCTTCGAGTGCCAGCTCCATCTCAGATTTCCCCTGTTTTTTCAGTTTCCCTGAGGCTGTCACCCGTGGACGAAAATCCGCAACGGCAGCCGCCATGATCAGGACTGTGCAGGAAGAAAAGTGCTGAGACAAGGCATCGGCCATCTCACTCGCAGTATTCACGTGAACCGTGGTAACCCCCGAAGGAGGTGTCAATGCAGAAGGTCCCGTGACCAAGACCACGTCCCCTCCACGAGCACGCACCGCTTCCGCAATGGCATACCCCATTTTCCCTGACGAACGATTGGAAAGAAACCGCACCGGATCGAGAGGCTCTTGAGTTGGCCCGGCGGATACCAATACCCGCTGGCCTCGCCAATCGCTCTGCCGAAATACCGCAGCATGAACTGTGTCCAGAATTATTGCCTCTGTTGGGAGCCTCCCCTGAGCGACCCGACCCGATGCAAGTGGGCCTACTTCAGGATCAAGCACAACCACCCCACGCGCTCGAAGCGCATCCACATGTTGAGCAACTGTTGGATGCGTCCACATCTCGCCGTCCATAGCGGGGGCAACAATGACAGGGCATCGAACATTCAGCAGCATCGTGGTCAAGACATCATCCGCAAGGCCAATCGCCGCCTTCGCCAGAAAATGCGCCGTCGCCGGCGCCACAAGAACCGCATCGGCACCCTCGGCCATGGTCAAATGCGGCATGGTTTCATGAGCCTCAAAGAGATCGGTGATGACGTGATGACCTGAGAGCACCTCGAACGTCAGAGGCGTCATAAATTTTGTCGCCCCCCGAGTCATGACAACCGATACGGACGCCCCTTGATCTCTCAATGCGCGAAGCACACCGACGGCCTTATAGGCGGCAATACTTCCTGTCACCCCTAACACGAGGTGTTTACCACCAAGAGTCATGGTGGACCTCGCTTCGTCCACCAGCTACTCCTCGGTTTGGACTACCGCCGGCTGAGCCGTATCATCTACATAGACACTGAGCTCTTTCTTGATCTCTCGCGCATCTTCCCCGGTCATCATCGCAATACGCTCTGTCTCGCCTTCTTTCCCACGCTTCGCCTCTTTCATCGCATCACGTGCTTCCTTACCGATCAGATACTTCACTTGCCCCTTCAACACCTCATCAAGCGCAACGGTGGTTTCCTTCGTAAACCGAGAGGGTCCACCAGGCCTGGCACCCTGGGTCAAATGCTTAGCCCTCTGCGAGGCGACAATCACCAATCGGTGCCTGGAGTCGAATTCATTGGAGGTATACTGCGGCAACAAATTCAGCATATCGATCATAATATAGCTCTCTCCCTATACGATAAAATGTAAGTAAAGGCTCTCAATCTGCCGGTACTGCGTTCGACCCATCGGTAAAACTCCGCTCAAGCCACTGCAGGTCCATCCGCTGAGTCTTCAGACGTTCAGCCTGAAAAATGCTCTGTAACTCGCGAAGAGACTGCTCAAGATCATCATTTCGAACGAGGTAGGAGTATTCACGAACACACCAGACTTCATCCTTCACCTTGCGAAGTCGGCTGAGGATTTCCTCCTGAGAGTCCGAAGCTCGACTCTGAAGTCTAGCACGGAGAACAGCCATCGATGGCGGTAGGATGAAGATAGAAACCGCATCGACAAACCCCTTCTTGATCTGCAGGGCGCCCTGAACGTCAATTTCAAGCAAGACGTCAACGCCCTGCTGAATCTTGTCCATAAGGGGTCCCCGAGGAGTTCCATACCAGTGGCCATAGACATGGGCATATTCCAAAAATTCGTCACGCTTCACCATGTCGTGAAATAGTTGTTCCTCAATGAAAAAATACTCTCGTTCATGCTCTTCTCCGGAACGAGGTTTTCTCGTGGTCGCAGATACGGAATGCCACACCCCTGATATCGAAGCCACAATCTGTTTGCACAACGTCGTCTTTCCTGCCCCTGAAGGGGCTGAAACAATAAACAGGATCCCTTGACGCCCTGGAGCAGGTTGCCCGTCAGCCAGCCCGGAAGACAGATGGCGTGTGGTCGCTGGACTACTCATTGAACGTTCTGTATCTGCTCACGTAACCGTTCCAACTCTGTTTTCATTCGAACAACCTCTGCGGCAATCGCCGAATCATTCGCCTTTGAGCCAATGGTATTCACTTCTCGCCCCATCTCCTGCAGAAGAAAGTCCAACGTCTTCCCAACAGGCTCGTTGTGCTGAACAGCCTGTTCAAACTGTACCATATGCGCATCCAGTCTGACCAATTCTTCCGTAATGTCACATCGATCGGCATAGATGGCCAGCTCCTGGTTGAGTCGCGGAAGGTCCGGAATGGCATCTCCGAGTAGTTTTTCTACGCGCAGCTTCATCCGATCGAATGCGTCCTGTGTCACGGATGAAGCACGGCAGGAAACCACCGTCTTGCAGGTCCGTACACACGCTAGTCGGGAAAGAATGTCCTTCGCAAGCAGCCCCCCCTCCTTCTTGCGCATGGCGACCATATCACGTATCGCTTTTGCCCCCAACTGTTCGACAAGCTTGAAGAACTTTGGATCATCAGTTGATTGCTCAGACAGCACGATGACATCGCGAAACCCAGCCATCATGGCGATGTCAATCGATCCTTTCAGCTTCAACGTGCGTTGGAGGGCCCGAAGAGCTTGATGGTAGTGCTTTGCTAAATTCTCGTCAAGTTGAGGCACTCGTCCATTCCCTCGCGCTCCCTGGATCACGACCGTCAGATCCACGCGTCCACGGGCACAATGCTGCTGGATGGTCTTCTTAAGAACGTCCTCCAGCCCTCCCATTGATTTTGGCAGACGAATAGATGTTTCCAGAAAACGATGGTTGACGGATCGCACCTCGATCGTGACGGTCGCTTCTCCAGAGGTTCCCTGACGGCGACCAAAACCGGTCATACTCGTGATCATCTGGTCAGTTTCCCTTCCCACTTACAAACATTAGAGAGCACACAAGCACGACAACGGGGCTTCCGTGCAAGACACACGTATCGCCCATGAAGCAACAGACGCTGTGAAACATCCGTCCACTCAGCTTGTGGGTAGAGAGCCTGAAGATCACGCTCGATCTGCTCAGGGTTTTGTGAGCGGCTCAAGGCTAAGCGGTTCGCCATACGTTTCACATGGGTATCAACGACGACTCCCGGTTTTCCAAACACCCCTCCAAGAATCACGTTCGCAGTCTTTCGCCCAACACCGGGAATTGACGTCAATTCGTCCATCGTACTCGGTACGTGACCACCAAAACGGGTCGACACAGCCTGCGCACAGCCGACCAAATTCTTTGCCTTGCTCTTGTAGAAGCCCGTCGGTTTGATCAGCGACTCAAGATCGGCCTGCTCCGACATCGCCATCGACTGTGGGGTTGGATATCGTTGGAATAAAGCCGGTGTCACCTGATTCACCCGCCGATCCGTACATTGTGCGGAAAGAATCGTGGCAATCAAGAGCTCCCAGGGAGACCGGTGTGCTAACTCTATCCTCACCTCCGGTATGGATTGACGTAGTTGTAATGCGATTTTCGCTGCACGACCGGAGGGAGAGCCGGCCTTTCTACGATTGATCGGTATCATAGACGCCCGATTGTGCAGCGCCTACTCGTAAGTTGCAAGAGCAACCGCACCATTCCCGTGAGACACCTCGGCCGTTTGATCATCAACAGGCAACAATGCTTTCACGTGCGACTCCAGTCGAGTCAGCAGAGGACGCAGCGTGGGCGGCTGGAGCGCAGAGATCCCGACGGCTTCGTACCGTCGGCAGAGCCGTTCAACTTGTTGTGGCAATGCCCGGTCACATTTATTGAATACCAGCACTCTAGGAATCGTAGTCAGCTGAAGCTCGGCCAAGATGGTTTCCACAGCGGTGATCTGCACGTCAATATCGACGGCGCTGATATCGACGACGTGGAGCAGGAGATCCGCCTCGCGAAGCTCGTCAAGTGTCGTCCGAAACGCGCCAACTAATTCTGGCGGAAGATCGCGAATAAAACCCACGGTGTCCGTAATAATGACTTCACGGTCCTCGGGAAATCGCAACCGTCGGCTTGTTGTATCAAGTGTTTCAAATAGCCGATTTTGAGCTGAAACCTGACTCTTGGTCAAGACGTTGAGCAGGGTAGACTTCCCAGCATTGGTATACCCCACCAACGAAATCACAGGAAGCCCAAATCGCCCTCGTCGGGACCGTCGCCGGTCTTGATGCCGCGCAAACCGCGCCAATTCCCGCTCTAAATGCGTGATCCGCTCACGAGCTCGTCGTCGATCCGTCTCGAGTTTCGATTCACCAGGCCCCCGCGTCCCGATGCCTCCACCCAAACGCGATAACTGAGTGCCACGCCCCGACAATCGTGGCAACAGGTAGCGGAGTTGTGCCAATTCGACCTGAATTTTCCCCTCACGACTATGCGCACGCCGAGCAAAAATATCCAGAATCAGTTGCGTGCGATCAATGACTTTGATATCCGTCATTTCCGAAATGGCCCGGAGCTGGGCCGGCGAGAGCGTCTGGTCAAAGATGACCATGTCGGCCCCACGGTGAAGGGTTTGAATCAAGACGTCTTTCATTTTGCCGCTTCCCAACAGATAGCGCTGATGTCCGTCCGATGTTCGTTGGGCCATGCGATCGACAACCGTCACATCGGACGAGACCGCCAACTCCGCCAATTCAGTTAAGCGTTCCTCCTGCTCTGCTCGGCTTTTCGCGGACGCACTCACAAGAATTGCTGACTCCTTTCCATGTGCAACCGAGTACTGCGCACAAGCCTGCTGAAGTTCCGTTTCGAGCCTCTGAATAAACTCGTCGAACGCAACCCTAATGCTATGAAAGGGAGTCGACTGCCACACCTTGAACAATTGGCCTCCGGCATTCGGAGGCAGCAAACTCGCCATATACATGTGCCCCAGTTGACCATCAGCGGCAACACTGAGGACGCCAATGAGATCAAGTCGTAAGAAGGCAAGATCGGTGAGCACTTCCTGGTTCAGCGGCTGATCATGCAATTGCGTCCGAATAAATCGCAACCCACGAAGCGCCCGACTGCCGACACGGAACAAGGTGAGCGTCGCAGAAGAGAGTGTCAACTCCGTTCCCACGATGACTTCCTGAACCTGTCCCCGCCTGGTCAGCAGCACACCGATTGGTCGACGTAGTTCAAGCGTGAGTTGGCCCATCACCTTGGCCAGATCCGGCGACATGATTATGTCAGTCGCCACGCGACGACGATACAGCCGTTCAAGCGCGACGAGCTGGCTCGCGCGAAGCCCAGCAATATGACCACGGATGCTAGAGATGGTCCTTCTCCTTCTACTTTGGGAATCCCGTCGTGGCCAAGCGCCTCTCAGTCAACGTCATGGCCCCCTCCATCGGGAAAATGTCCAGATCTGAAGAACTGGGCTCTCCACACATCAACCGTTGACGCCCCGCCGACGCAATCATGGCCGCATTGTCCGTACAGAACTCCAATGGCGGAAGCGAAAGTTGGAACTGCCCAGGCTCCGCTCGTTCGTTCAATAGCGCACGTAGCCGCGAGTTCGCTGACACGCCCCCTACCACCGCAAGCGCAGATAGTTTCGACTGCTTCAAAGCCGCCAAAGACTTCGTCACCAAAACCTGTACGATGGCCTCTTGATACCCAGCCGCAAGATCGGCGACCTGCTCAGGCCTGAGCGGAACGGTCCTTCCGCGTAACTTATAGAGTAATGAGGTCTTAAGACCACTGAAGCTAAATTCAAGACTACCCCTTGACCCATGATACCGGGGAAATGGAATGACCTGTCGATCTCCGCCCCGGGCAATTTGGTCAATGGCCGGTCCTCCAGGATAGCCTAGCCCGAGCATTTGAGCTCCTTTATCAAAAGCCTCGCCGGCTGCATCGTCACGAGTGCGTCCAAGCAGAACACACTCACCATTCACCTCACGGCGATAAAGATGCGTATGTCCTCCGGATACAACCAGAACAATGCAAGGAAGAGGAAAGGTCGGATCGGCTAACCATGCGGAGGCAATATGACCCTGCAAATGATTGACCCCGATAAGAGGAATGCGTAGTCCGTAACTCAAGGCTTTAGCATAGTTTACCCCGACAAGTAATGCCCCAGCTAATCCCGGCCCTTGAGTGACTGCCAGAGCCTGAAGATGACGTTTCTCAACCTGAGCTTGTTCCAATGCGCGCATTACCACCATATCAATCTTTCCAAGATGGGCCCGGGCTGCCAATTCTGGAACCACTCCACCGAATTTTTCATGGACGGAGTGCTGCGACGCCACAACATTGGAAAGCACCGCTCCATTGGAACCAAGGACCGCAGCGGCGGTTTCATCACACGAAGATTCGATACCGAGGATCGGTCCCGATTTCCAGACCATCTAGCGAGGATCTTCCTGTGCTCAAATCCCGACAGCCATCATAGCTGACGAGGCCACCAAACCTTCTTGAAATAAAACGGCCTCTGTAGCCAGATGCTACAGAGGCCATGTCCATCGTATTGAATCGCTGAACAACCACAGACGGGCATTACACCCCAGCCATCGCCTCCTGCTCAATAAAGGCCGGAGCCCCATCTCGCAAGACCACCTTCACCTTACGGCTTTCCTTAAAGCGCCCCCGGATCAGTTCATCAGAGAGGGGATCGCCGATAGCACGTTGGATGGCCCTTCGCATCGGTCGTGCCCCATAGAGCGGCTCATAACCCTCTTTAATGAGCCACTGTTTGACTTCATCATCAACCTCAATCTCAATCCCTTTGTCAACCAGCCTCAGATTCAACTCATGGAGAAGGATGTCCAAGATATTGTAGAGCTGTTCCTTCTCGAGCTGATGGAAAATAACGATTTCATCAATACGATTCAAAAACTCTGGGCTGAATGACTTGCGAAGCTCTCCGAGCACCTCTTCCTTTTTCCGACGTGCGGCTTCGCCTTCCGTACTCTGGAACCCTAGCGACACACCCTTCTGGATCATCTTCGTCCCGATGTTGGACGTCATAATGACCACAGTATTCTTAAAATCGACTTTTCGGCCAAGGCTGTCCGTCAGAACCCCGTCATCTAACACTTGGAGCAGCACATTAAACACGTCGGGATGCGCTTTCTCAATTTCATCAAACAGGACAACGGAGTAAGGCCGACGACGAACCTTTTCCGTCAGCTGGCCTCCCTCCTCATACCCCACGTAGCCCGGAGGGGCGCCGAAAAGCCGAGAGCTAGTGAATTTCTCCTGATATTCTGACATATCAACGCGAATCAACGCATCCTCGCTGTTGAATAGAAATTCCGCCAGAGTCCTGGCAAGCTCTGTCTTGCCGACCCCTGTCGGCCCAAGGAAAATAAAGGAGCCAATTGGTTTCTTTGTCTCTTTTAGACCAGCTCGAGAACGCCGAATGGCTCGGGCAACGGCTGAAATCGCCTCGTTTTGGCCGACTACCCGCTTGTGAAGAAATTCTTCCATTCTCAGGAGCTTATTTGATTCTTCCTCTTCCAGCTTGAAGAGTGGGATACCCGTCATTTTTGAAACAACGTAAGCGACATCTTCCTTGCCGATCACGGGCTTATTTTTTTCCTGGTTCTTTTTCCACTCTCGCTTGGATTCATCAAGGAGTTTGCGTAACCGCTCTTCTTCTTCACGGTGTCGAACCGCTTCCTCAAAGTTCTGCGTAGAAATTGAGAGCTCTTTCTCACGGGCAACTTTCTTCAGTTCTTGCTCCATGGCCTTCAATTCTGAAGGAAGTGCGTAGGTCTGCAGCTTAGCGCGTGATCCGGTTTCATCAATCAGGTCGATCGCCTTATCGGGCAAGAACCGATCAGTGATGTACCGATCAGACAACTTGACGGCCTCCACGATCGCATCCTCCGTAATCTCCACTCCATGGTGTTCTTCATAGCGATCTCGAAGTCCTTGAATAATACGGACGGTTTCATCCATATTCGGTGGCTGGACATAAATCGGTTGGAATCTCCGCTTCAATGCCCCATCTTTTTCGATATGCTTCCGGTACTCATCTAATGTCGTCGCGCCGATACACTGAATTTCTCCTCGCGAAAGCGCGGGTTTCAACATATTCGATGCATCAATGGATCCCTCAGCCGCTCCAGCACCAACCAGGGTATGAAGTTCGTCGATGAATATAATGATGTTGCCAGCCTGAACTATTTCCTTCATTACAACTTTGAGACGCTCTTCAAACTGTCCACGGTATTTTGTCCCTGCCACAAGAGACCCTAAATCTAACGCGATGACTCGACGTGAGAGCAGGTTGTCTGGCACTTCTGATTGGATGATTCTTTGAGCAAGCCCTTCGACTATGGCCGTTTTCCCGACACCCGACTCTCCAATGAGCACCGGGTTGTTCTTGCTTCGCCGGCTAAGAATCTGCAAGACGCGCTCGATTTCGTCCGCCCGACCAATCACTGGATCCAATTGACCTTCTTGAGCCAACTGGGTCAGGTCTCGACCAAATTCATCCAACGCCGGGGTATTGCTCTTCCGATCACGCTCACGCGGAGCAGATTTCCGCAAAAAGGTTACAGTTAACTGACGTGCGGTCAGTAAGTTTGCCCCCAGGCTTCGAAGGATTTTTCCACCGATCCCTTCCTCTTCACGCAACAGCCCGAGGAGCAGATGCTCGCTCCCAATGTGATTATGGCCCAGTAACCGAGCCTCCTCAACCCCATACTCAATGACCTTCTTGACCCGTGGGCTAAAGGGGATTTCCCCAAACGTCATCGTTGTTCCCCCGCCGGGCAGGTTACGTTCGATCTCCAGTCGAATCTGCTCAGTCGATAATCCCATCTTCTTCAGGATCATGAGGGCAATCCCATCGGACTCACGAAGGATCGCCAAGACCAGATGTTCGGTGCCCAAATAGTCGTTCTGGTGTCGCTCAGCCTCCTCACGCGCAAGGATGATGATCTTTCGACCCTTATCCGTAAATCGTTCGAACATCCTGCCTCCTTCTCGGTGAGTGATACCCCGGCCGCATTCAAGCAAACCCTTGAAAAACCTTGCTCTGATTCTAACCACAGTACGTTTGAGAGTCAAGATTGAGTAGAGAACGAGACTGGGAAGCAAGGTTCTGGTTTCTGAATTCCGTGGTCTCCTGTGCAAGTAGATTGCAGGACAGCTCGATTGCCCTCCAGTCATAGATTCAAGAGACGCATCCTTTCCTGCTAGGCTGTGGTCCATTGGGTCGCTACGGATTGCACGCTGGCAGAACAAAAAGTTGCTCACACACTCCTTACAAAGAGAATACGAAAAACCCAACAGCCTTTCCGTTGACATAAAATTACGCATCCCGATACAATGACTATTCTCATCCGCCCACCCACATGCTTGGCATTCATGAAAAGTAAAAGTGTTGGGATTTTGACGAAGCCAAAGTTCCCTGAGGTAAAGACCACGCTGCTAGGCGTAGTAGCCTGGCTTCGTGAGCATCACATCGATGTCTTAC
Proteins encoded in this window:
- the accC gene encoding acetyl-CoA carboxylase biotin carboxylase subunit gives rise to the protein MFKKVLIANRGEIALRVIRACKELGIQTVAIHSEADALAMHVRAADEKVCVGPADSALSYRNIPNVLSAAEITGVDAIHPGYGFLSENAHFAEVCESIGIKFIGPSSENIAMMGDKAKAREIVAKRGLPVTPGSPGEVRSEEDALQAAQKIGFPVIIKATAGGGGRGMRVVNRAEDLGRAFQAAQAEAKSTFGNDGVYLERYFLEPRHIEVQVLADQHGRVIHLGERDCSIQRRHQKLVEETPSPVVDDKLRRDIGRVAVEAVKAAHYRNVGTVEFLLDKDRNFYFMEVNTRIQVEHPITEMVTGIDLIKEQIRLAAGHPLSLRQQDVVLAGHSLECRINAEDPEKFTPSPGTITKYSPPGGFGVRVDSAMESGSIVVPHYDSMIAKLITHGRDRQESMARMRRALGEFVIEGIKTTIPLHRRILEDPDFQKGHVSTTFLEHFLAR
- the accB gene encoding acetyl-CoA carboxylase biotin carboxyl carrier protein; this encodes MRSRRSKPKARRIVLSERPGPPLGEATLTIGSNKHLQELIDLLRRNNLTELEIEHQGVRIRLRHELTAKASVAVHQESAPTILQQPSHTVSSAMPVMEGTAGFVTVTSPIVGTFYRSPSPDADSYVDEGDFVKKGQVLCIVEAMKLMNEIESEIDGRIVKILVENTKSVEYGQALFLIDPKATP
- the efp gene encoding elongation factor P, yielding MISTVDFRGGVRLMVEGEPFYIVEFQHVKPGKGGAFVRTKLKSYLSGNVLDRTFRSGERFEEPDLEERDMQFLYAAGEAYTLMDTESYEQLTFEKRQLGENADLLKENMVVKILIYEHRPIAVELPNFIELKVVDGEPGVRGDTASGGTKPVIVETGATIKVPLYLEVGTVIRIDTRTRSYVERVR
- the aroQ gene encoding type II 3-dehydroquinate dehydratase; protein product: MLRVLVLHGPNLNLLGNREQSIYGTTSLETIDSSLHKLGDELGAELVIRQSNHEGELVTWIQEARRDCQGIIINPAAYTHTSIAIRDALAAVELPTVEVHLSNIYRRETFRQQSYVSGVAVAQVSGFGPSGYLLALRGLCEYVTKSMSTDSKPAVSPAERGRTGLT
- a CDS encoding tetratricopeptide repeat protein, whose protein sequence is MASASKKTDNAAEIDRLAMALAKEPGSKVFIPLAEEYGKAGRWEEAVVVLEDGLKTYPGFITAMVALGRAYEQVNQPVKAKAILEEAIKVSPDNLRAHRTLAKLYATQGAKDAAIRSCNAILAVNSQDQEALALRASLDHVVVKEHVPAPHQPAVDFEKPQSDGLGGAPMASVVGGAAQVIANDSDDHLAPIRPGLTKCAEPVAAGPSLSLQETDRSVVARLEQWLHLIQARRRDVSGPPQPVQKTSV
- the coaBC gene encoding bifunctional phosphopantothenoylcysteine decarboxylase/phosphopantothenate--cysteine ligase CoaBC codes for the protein MDEARSTMTLGGKHLVLGVTGSIAAYKAVGVLRALRDQGASVSVVMTRGATKFMTPLTFEVLSGHHVITDLFEAHETMPHLTMAEGADAVLVAPATAHFLAKAAIGLADDVLTTMLLNVRCPVIVAPAMDGEMWTHPTVAQHVDALRARGVVVLDPEVGPLASGRVAQGRLPTEAIILDTVHAAVFRQSDWRGQRVLVSAGPTQEPLDPVRFLSNRSSGKMGYAIAEAVRARGGDVVLVTGPSALTPPSGVTTVHVNTASEMADALSQHFSSCTVLIMAAAVADFRPRVTASGKLKKQGKSEMELALEATPDILAMLSARRTSQVVVGFAAETEQVLAHAKDKLKGKGLDLIVANDVTQTGGGFGSDDNAAVILSATGEQRVFSLMPKRRLADEILNAVRDLYLVAPRGESFVE
- a CDS encoding DNA-directed RNA polymerase subunit omega, with amino-acid sequence MIDMLNLLPQYTSNEFDSRHRLVIVASQRAKHLTQGARPGGPSRFTKETTVALDEVLKGQVKYLIGKEARDAMKEAKRGKEGETERIAMMTGEDAREIKKELSVYVDDTAQPAVVQTEE
- the gmk gene encoding guanylate kinase; this encodes MSSPATTRHLSSGLADGQPAPGRQGILFIVSAPSGAGKTTLCKQIVASISGVWHSVSATTRKPRSGEEHEREYFFIEEQLFHDMVKRDEFLEYAHVYGHWYGTPRGPLMDKIQQGVDVLLEIDVQGALQIKKGFVDAVSIFILPPSMAVLRARLQSRASDSQEEILSRLRKVKDEVWCVREYSYLVRNDDLEQSLRELQSIFQAERLKTQRMDLQWLERSFTDGSNAVPAD
- a CDS encoding YicC/YloC family endoribonuclease, translating into MITSMTGFGRRQGTSGEATVTIEVRSVNHRFLETSIRLPKSMGGLEDVLKKTIQQHCARGRVDLTVVIQGARGNGRVPQLDENLAKHYHQALRALQRTLKLKGSIDIAMMAGFRDVIVLSEQSTDDPKFFKLVEQLGAKAIRDMVAMRKKEGGLLAKDILSRLACVRTCKTVVSCRASSVTQDAFDRMKLRVEKLLGDAIPDLPRLNQELAIYADRCDITEELVRLDAHMVQFEQAVQHNEPVGKTLDFLLQEMGREVNTIGSKANDSAIAAEVVRMKTELERLREQIQNVQ